In Vitis vinifera cultivar Pinot Noir 40024 chromosome 11, ASM3070453v1, a genomic segment contains:
- the LOC100261063 gene encoding NAC domain-containing protein 75 isoform X3 produces MNKTHLGSISSSDLIDAKLEEHQMCGSKQCPGCGHKLETKPDWLGLPAGVKFDPTDQELIEHLEAKVEAKDMKSHPLIDEFIPTIEGEDGICYTHPEKLPGVTRDGLSRHFFHRPSKAYTTGTRKRRKIQTECDLQGGETRWHKTGKTRPVMVNGKQKGCKKILVLYTNFGKNRKPEKTNWVMHQYHLGQLEEEKEGELVVSKIFYQTQPRQCNWSDRSATTGEGNSEPNSRRDSGSGSCSSKEVIPQRDELSGAGVGAAISSYSPLDIQQLKSDHFSFAPFRKSFDEVGIGEASTAREAPASGTCEEHEIHDHQRPHHVTHDPQPQPQHHHHHHHHPHHQLATAAFHITRPSHSISAIISPPPLHHTSIILDEDSYHVSRIMLQNENFQQHHQQPQQQHHKLGGRSASGLEELIMGCTSTDIKEESSITNPQEADWLKYSPFWPDPDNPDHHG; encoded by the exons ATGAATAAGACTCACTTGGGCTCCATCAGCAGCTCTGATCTCATTGATGCCAAGCTTGAAGAGCATCAGATGTGTGGATCCAAGCAGTGCCCCGGTTGCGGACACAAGCTCGAAACAAAGCCG GACTGGTTAGGTCTACCAGCTGGAGTGAAATTTGATCCAACAGACCAAGAACTGATAGAGCACCTTGAAGCAAAGGTAGAAGCCAAGGACATGAAATCTCACCCTTTGATAGATGAATTCATCCCTACCATTGAAGGAGAAGATGGGATATGCTATACTCATCCTGAAAAGCTTCCAG GAGTTACAAGAGATGGTTTGAGCAGGCATTTCTTCCATAGACCTTCCAAAGCCTACACTACTGGAAcaagaaagagaaggaaaattcAAACCGAATGCGATTTGCAAGGCGGAGAAACCCGGTGGCATAAAACCGGCAAGACCAGGCCGGTGATGGTGAATGGCAAACAGAAAGGGTGCAAGAAAATTCTAGTCCTCTATACGAATTTTGGGAAAAACAGAAAACCTGAAAAGACCAACTGGGTCATGCACCAGTACCACCTGGGGCAGCTTGAGGAAGAGAAAGAGGGTGAGCTTGTGGTCTCAAAGATATTCTATCAGACGCAACCAAGGCAATGTAATTGGTCCGACCGCAGTGCAACCACTGGTGAAGGAAACAGTGAGCCTAATAGCCGTCGAGATAGTGGTAGCGGGAGCTGTTCTTCCAAGGAAGTAATTCCCCAGAGAGATGAACTGTCTGGAGCTGGGGTTGGTGCTGCAATATCAAGTTACAGTCCTTTGGATATTCAGCAGTTGAAATCTGATCATTTTAGTTTTGCCCCATTCAGGAAAAGCTTTGATGAG GTGGGCATTGGAGAGGCTTCAACGGCAAGGGAGGCCCCAGCATCTGGAACATGCGAAGAGCATGAGATCCACGACCACCAGAGGCCACACCACGTGACCCATGACCCCCAACCCCAACCccaacaccaccaccaccatcaccaccatcCACATCATCAACTCGCCACTGCTGCCTTCCACATCACCAGGCCTTCACATTCCATCTCCGCCATCATCTCTCCCCCACCCCTCCATCACACCTCCATTATTCTTGATGAAGACTCCTACCATGTCTCTAGAATAATGCtccaaaatgaaaattttcag CAGCATCACCAGCAGCCGCAGCAGCAACATCATAAACTAGGGGGGAGGTCTGCATCTGGCTTGGAGGAACTCATAATGGGCTGCACTTCAACTGATATCAAAGAA GAGTCATCCATCACAAACCCACAGGAAGCAGACTGGTTGAAGTACTCTCCCTTCTGGCCTGACCCTGACAACCCGGATCATCATGGgtag
- the LOC100261063 gene encoding NAC domain-containing protein 75 isoform X2 codes for MNKTHLGSISSSDLIDAKLEEHQMCGSKQCPGCGHKLETKPDWLGLPAGVKFDPTDQELIEHLEAKVEAKDMKSHPLIDEFIPTIEGEDGICYTHPEKLPGVTRDGLSRHFFHRPSKAYTTGTRKRRKIQTECDLQGGETRWHKTGKTRPVMVNGKQKGCKKILVLYTNFGKNRKPEKTNWVMHQYHLGQLEEEKEGELVVSKIFYQTQPRQCNWSDRSATTGEGNSEPNSRRDSGSGSCSSKEVIPQRDELSGAGVGAAISSYSPLDIQQLKSDHFSFAPFRKSFDEVGIGEASTAREAPASGTCEEHEIHDHQRPHHVTHDPQPQPQHHHHHHHHPHHQLATAAFHITRPSHSISAIISPPPLHHTSIILDEDSYHVSRIMLQNENFQHHQQPQQQHHKLGGRSASGLEELIMGCTSTDIKELQESSITNPQEADWLKYSPFWPDPDNPDHHG; via the exons ATGAATAAGACTCACTTGGGCTCCATCAGCAGCTCTGATCTCATTGATGCCAAGCTTGAAGAGCATCAGATGTGTGGATCCAAGCAGTGCCCCGGTTGCGGACACAAGCTCGAAACAAAGCCG GACTGGTTAGGTCTACCAGCTGGAGTGAAATTTGATCCAACAGACCAAGAACTGATAGAGCACCTTGAAGCAAAGGTAGAAGCCAAGGACATGAAATCTCACCCTTTGATAGATGAATTCATCCCTACCATTGAAGGAGAAGATGGGATATGCTATACTCATCCTGAAAAGCTTCCAG GAGTTACAAGAGATGGTTTGAGCAGGCATTTCTTCCATAGACCTTCCAAAGCCTACACTACTGGAAcaagaaagagaaggaaaattcAAACCGAATGCGATTTGCAAGGCGGAGAAACCCGGTGGCATAAAACCGGCAAGACCAGGCCGGTGATGGTGAATGGCAAACAGAAAGGGTGCAAGAAAATTCTAGTCCTCTATACGAATTTTGGGAAAAACAGAAAACCTGAAAAGACCAACTGGGTCATGCACCAGTACCACCTGGGGCAGCTTGAGGAAGAGAAAGAGGGTGAGCTTGTGGTCTCAAAGATATTCTATCAGACGCAACCAAGGCAATGTAATTGGTCCGACCGCAGTGCAACCACTGGTGAAGGAAACAGTGAGCCTAATAGCCGTCGAGATAGTGGTAGCGGGAGCTGTTCTTCCAAGGAAGTAATTCCCCAGAGAGATGAACTGTCTGGAGCTGGGGTTGGTGCTGCAATATCAAGTTACAGTCCTTTGGATATTCAGCAGTTGAAATCTGATCATTTTAGTTTTGCCCCATTCAGGAAAAGCTTTGATGAG GTGGGCATTGGAGAGGCTTCAACGGCAAGGGAGGCCCCAGCATCTGGAACATGCGAAGAGCATGAGATCCACGACCACCAGAGGCCACACCACGTGACCCATGACCCCCAACCCCAACCccaacaccaccaccaccatcaccaccatcCACATCATCAACTCGCCACTGCTGCCTTCCACATCACCAGGCCTTCACATTCCATCTCCGCCATCATCTCTCCCCCACCCCTCCATCACACCTCCATTATTCTTGATGAAGACTCCTACCATGTCTCTAGAATAATGCtccaaaatgaaaattttcag CATCACCAGCAGCCGCAGCAGCAACATCATAAACTAGGGGGGAGGTCTGCATCTGGCTTGGAGGAACTCATAATGGGCTGCACTTCAACTGATATCAAAGAA TTGCAGGAGTCATCCATCACAAACCCACAGGAAGCAGACTGGTTGAAGTACTCTCCCTTCTGGCCTGACCCTGACAACCCGGATCATCATGGgtag
- the LOC100250835 gene encoding acid phosphatase 1 translates to MNSSIITHSIYTISIPHPTPNTQPILSPYSLLNPDPESSFEIEGLSRFPPMDSGRLLLFSLSLALVSRAFSDSLIRITPDRRSSTKLSRDDVLFCDSWRFTVETNDAGVWVSVPDRCVQWVKDYMTGDRYRSDSEFAADDSLSFAKTVQIAGDGKDVWVFDIDETLLSNLPYYAAHGFGSEAFDDSTFDEWVNLAEAPALQASLRLYREVEQLGFKIVLITGRIEPQRNVTEKNLVYAGYSNWERLFLRGRADSGKTALVYKSEKRRELEDEGYRIHGSSGDQWSDLLGFAIARRSFKLPNPMYYIP, encoded by the exons ATGAACAGCTCGATCATCACCCACAGTATTTATACCATATCCATCCCACACCCAACACCCAACACCCAACCTATACTCTCTCCCTATTCGCTTCTCAATCCAGACCCAGAAAGCTCCTTCGAAATCGAAGGGCTTTCTCGGTTTCCTCCCATGGATTCCGGCCGCCTTCTCctcttctccctctctctcGCCCTCGTTTCTCGCGCCTTTTCCGATTCCCTCATCCGAATCACGCCGGATCGCCGCAGCTCCACCAAGCTCTCCAGAGACGATGTCCTCTTCTGTGATAGCTGGAGATTCACCGTCGAGACCAACGACGCCGGAGTCTGGGTGTCTGTTCCAGACAGGTGCGTGCAGTGGGTAAAGGATTACATGACCGGCGACCGGTACAGGTCGGACTCGGAGTTCGCGGCCGACGACTCGCTGTCGTTCGCCAAGACGGTGCAGATTGCCGGCGATGGCAAGGACGTCTGGGTTTTCGACATTGACGAGACCCTGCTCTCCAATCTGCCCTACTACGCGGCCCACGGTTTCGG GTCGGAGGCCTTTGATGATTCAACATTCGATGAATGGGTGAATTTGGCTGAGGCACCTGCTTTGCAGGCGAGTTTGAGGTTGTACAGGGAGGTTGAACAGCTGGGATTCAAGATAGTTCTGATAACTGGGCGGATTGAACCCCAGAGGAATGTCACAGAGAAAAACCTTGTATATGCGGGGTACAGTAATTGGGAAAGGCTTTTCTTAAG GGGGCGTGCAGATAGTGGCAAAACAGCCCTAGTCTACAAATCTGAGAAGCGAAGGGAGTTAGAAGATGAGGGTTATAGGATCCATGGAAGCTCTGGAGATCAGTGGAGTGACTTGTTGGGTTTCGCAATAGCTAGACGGTCCTTTAAACTTCCAAATCCAATGTACTACATTCCTTAA
- the LOC100245695 gene encoding uncharacterized protein LOC100245695 — protein MDPCPFVRLIVESLALKLPQATRPAGSGVHPSTTPCFCKLRIKNFPSQTALLPLCSSGGDPSPDSTISSAGFHLDSALLRRLSGKPLTLRVSVYTGRMGRTCGVSSGKLLGRVHVMINLDGAESRPNVFQNGWLKLGNETSKPSARLHLVVRSEPDPRFVFQFGGEPECSPVVFQIQGNIRQPVFSCKFSADRNSRSRSLASDFNSNNRGWMRSFSNERERPGRERKGWMIMIYDLSGSPVASASMITPFVPSPGSDRVSRSNPGAWLILRPHGFSVSSWKPWGRLEAWRERGPIDGLGYKFELVTDSGPTSGIPIAESTMNIKRGGQFCIDSRIMRDSTLSSLLPLRGFVMGSTVEGEGKVSKPVVQVGVQHVTCMADAALFIALSAAIDLSMDACRLFSRKLRKELCHDEQDSFS, from the exons ATGGATCCGTGTCCGTTCGTGCGGCTCATTGTGGAATCACTGGCTCTGAAACTGCCGCAGGCGACCAGGCCGGCGGGCTCCGGTGTACACCCCTCGACGACGCCCTGCTTCTGCAAACTCAGGATAAAGAATTTTCCGTCGCAGACTGCTCTACTGCCGCTTTGCTCGTCAGGCGGCGACCCATCGCCGGACTCCACCATCTCCTCAGCCGGGTTCCACCTCGACTCCGCCCTGCTGCGGCGGCTCTCCGGCAAGCCCTTGACGCTGCGTGTGTCAGTGTATACTGGCCGCATGGGCCGCACCTGTGGTGTCAGCTCTGGGAAGCTGTTGGGCCGCGTCCACGTGATGATCAACTTGGATGGCGCCGAGTCTCGACCCAACGTGTTCCAGAACGGGTGGTTGAAGCTTGGGAACGAAACTAGCAAGCCCTCCGCCCGTTTACACCTCGTCGTCCGGTCCGAACCTGACCCAAGATTCGTCTTCCAGTTCGGCGGCGAACCGGAGTGTAGTCCAGTGGTTTTCCAGATACAGGGGAACATCCGGCAGCCGGTTTTCAGCTGCAAGTTCAGCGCCGACCGGAATTCAAGATCCAG GTCCCTCGCGTCGGACTTCAACAGCAATAATAGAGGATGGATGAGGTCCTTTTCCAACGAGAGAGAACGGCCCGGGAGGGAGCGAAAAGGGTGGATGATCATGATTTACGACCTTTCTGGCTCCCCCGTTGCATCTGCCTCCATGATCACTCCCTTTGTCCCCTCCCCAGGATCCGACCGTGTGTCCAGATCAAACCCTGGCGCCTGGCTCATCCTCCGGCCTCATGGGTTCTCCGTCAGTAGCTGGAAGCCGTGGGGTCGTCTCGAGGCCTGGCGTGAGAGAGGACCAATTGATGGCCTGGGTTACAAGTTTGAGCTTGTAACTGATAGCGGCCCAACTAGTGGGATACCCATTGCTGAATCCACCATGAACATCAAAAGGGGTGGACAATTTTGCATTGATAGTAGAATAATGAGAGATTCTACTTTGAGTTCATTGTTGCCGCTTAGAGGGTTTGTGATGGGCTCAACTGTGGAAGGCGAAGGAAAGGTGAGCAAGCCTGTGGTTCAAGTTGGGGTACAGCATGTAACTTGCATGGCCGATGCTGCTCTATTTATCGCGCTCTCGGCCGCCATTGATCTTAGCATGGATGCTTGCCGACTTTTCTCACGTAAACTCAGGAAAGAGCTTTGCCATGATGAACAAGATTCCTTCTCTTGA
- the LOC100261063 gene encoding NAC domain-containing protein 75 isoform X1, which produces MNKTHLGSISSSDLIDAKLEEHQMCGSKQCPGCGHKLETKPDWLGLPAGVKFDPTDQELIEHLEAKVEAKDMKSHPLIDEFIPTIEGEDGICYTHPEKLPGVTRDGLSRHFFHRPSKAYTTGTRKRRKIQTECDLQGGETRWHKTGKTRPVMVNGKQKGCKKILVLYTNFGKNRKPEKTNWVMHQYHLGQLEEEKEGELVVSKIFYQTQPRQCNWSDRSATTGEGNSEPNSRRDSGSGSCSSKEVIPQRDELSGAGVGAAISSYSPLDIQQLKSDHFSFAPFRKSFDEVGIGEASTAREAPASGTCEEHEIHDHQRPHHVTHDPQPQPQHHHHHHHHPHHQLATAAFHITRPSHSISAIISPPPLHHTSIILDEDSYHVSRIMLQNENFQQHHQQPQQQHHKLGGRSASGLEELIMGCTSTDIKELQESSITNPQEADWLKYSPFWPDPDNPDHHG; this is translated from the exons ATGAATAAGACTCACTTGGGCTCCATCAGCAGCTCTGATCTCATTGATGCCAAGCTTGAAGAGCATCAGATGTGTGGATCCAAGCAGTGCCCCGGTTGCGGACACAAGCTCGAAACAAAGCCG GACTGGTTAGGTCTACCAGCTGGAGTGAAATTTGATCCAACAGACCAAGAACTGATAGAGCACCTTGAAGCAAAGGTAGAAGCCAAGGACATGAAATCTCACCCTTTGATAGATGAATTCATCCCTACCATTGAAGGAGAAGATGGGATATGCTATACTCATCCTGAAAAGCTTCCAG GAGTTACAAGAGATGGTTTGAGCAGGCATTTCTTCCATAGACCTTCCAAAGCCTACACTACTGGAAcaagaaagagaaggaaaattcAAACCGAATGCGATTTGCAAGGCGGAGAAACCCGGTGGCATAAAACCGGCAAGACCAGGCCGGTGATGGTGAATGGCAAACAGAAAGGGTGCAAGAAAATTCTAGTCCTCTATACGAATTTTGGGAAAAACAGAAAACCTGAAAAGACCAACTGGGTCATGCACCAGTACCACCTGGGGCAGCTTGAGGAAGAGAAAGAGGGTGAGCTTGTGGTCTCAAAGATATTCTATCAGACGCAACCAAGGCAATGTAATTGGTCCGACCGCAGTGCAACCACTGGTGAAGGAAACAGTGAGCCTAATAGCCGTCGAGATAGTGGTAGCGGGAGCTGTTCTTCCAAGGAAGTAATTCCCCAGAGAGATGAACTGTCTGGAGCTGGGGTTGGTGCTGCAATATCAAGTTACAGTCCTTTGGATATTCAGCAGTTGAAATCTGATCATTTTAGTTTTGCCCCATTCAGGAAAAGCTTTGATGAG GTGGGCATTGGAGAGGCTTCAACGGCAAGGGAGGCCCCAGCATCTGGAACATGCGAAGAGCATGAGATCCACGACCACCAGAGGCCACACCACGTGACCCATGACCCCCAACCCCAACCccaacaccaccaccaccatcaccaccatcCACATCATCAACTCGCCACTGCTGCCTTCCACATCACCAGGCCTTCACATTCCATCTCCGCCATCATCTCTCCCCCACCCCTCCATCACACCTCCATTATTCTTGATGAAGACTCCTACCATGTCTCTAGAATAATGCtccaaaatgaaaattttcag CAGCATCACCAGCAGCCGCAGCAGCAACATCATAAACTAGGGGGGAGGTCTGCATCTGGCTTGGAGGAACTCATAATGGGCTGCACTTCAACTGATATCAAAGAA TTGCAGGAGTCATCCATCACAAACCCACAGGAAGCAGACTGGTTGAAGTACTCTCCCTTCTGGCCTGACCCTGACAACCCGGATCATCATGGgtag
- the LOC100255975 gene encoding phosphatidylglycerophosphate phosphatase PTPMT2, protein MKIEDLDDVESDGKESVYRRQVVKVDAKMALVGAGARILFYPTLLYNVFRNKIQAEFRWWDEVDQFLLLGAVPFPKDVPRLKQLGVGGVITLNEPYETLVPTSLYHAHEIDHLVIPTRDYLFAPSFVDISRAVDFIHKNASSGRTTYVHCKAGRGRSTTIVLCYLVEYKHMTPAAALEYVRSRRPRVLLAPSQWKAVQEYNKRQLATTTSYSPSGDAVLITKADLEGYQSNCDDAGKELAIIARVVRARPMARLSCLFASLKFSGGCGPVSRQLSEARAC, encoded by the exons ATGAAGATCGAAGATTTGGATGATGTTGAATCTGATGGGAAGGAGAGTGTTTATAGAAGGCAGGTTGTTAAGGTTGATGCCAAGATGGCTTTGGTCGGGGCGGGGGCTCGGATCCTCTTCTACCCGACTCTTCTGTATAATGTGTTTCGGAACAAGATTCAGGCGGAGTTCAGATGGTGGGATGAAGTTGATCAG TTCCTTCTGCTTGGTGCGGTTCCATTTCCCAAGGATGTCCCACGGCTGAAGCAGCTTGGTGTAGGTGGCGTAATTACTTTAAATGAACCTTATGAAACTTTGGTTCCCACGTCCTTGTATCAT GCTCATGAGATAGACCACCTGGTAATTCCCACAAGAGATTACCTTTTTGCTCcttcatttgtggatattaGCCGTGCTGTAGATTTCATTCATA AGAATGCATCTTCCGGTAGAACTACTTATGTTCATTGTAAAGCTGGACGAGGAAGGAGCACAACTATTGTGCTTTGCTATTTG GTTGAGTATAAGCACATGACACCTGCTGCTGCCCTGGAATATGTTCGTTCTAGAAGACCACGTGTGCTATTAGCTCCCTCACAGTGGAAG GCTGTTCAAGAATATAACAAGCGCCAATTAGCAACTACTACATCATATTCTCCATCTGGAGATGCAGTGCTGATAACAAAAGCAGATCTAGAAGGTTATCAAAGCAATTGTGATGATGCTGGCAAGGAGCTGGCAATTATTGCCCGAGTGGTGAGGGCTAGACCCATGGCAAGGCTGTCCTGCCTGTTTGCATCCTTGAAATTTTCTGGTGGCTGCGGACCTGTTTCTAGGCAGCTGTCTGAGGCACGTGCTTGTTAA
- the LOC100261063 gene encoding NAC domain-containing protein 75 isoform X4 has translation MNKTHLGSISSSDLIDAKLEEHQMCGSKQCPGCGHKLETKPDWLGLPAGVKFDPTDQELIEHLEAKVEAKDMKSHPLIDEFIPTIEGEDGICYTHPEKLPGVTRDGLSRHFFHRPSKAYTTGTRKRRKIQTECDLQGGETRWHKTGKTRPVMVNGKQKGCKKILVLYTNFGKNRKPEKTNWVMHQYHLGQLEEEKEGELVVSKIFYQTQPRQCNWSDRSATTGEGNSEPNSRRDSGSGSCSSKEVIPQRDELSGAGVGAAISSYSPLDIQQLKSDHFSFAPFRKSFDEVGIGEASTAREAPASGTCEEHEIHDHQRPHHVTHDPQPQPQHHHHHHHHPHHQLATAAFHITRPSHSISAIISPPPLHHTSIILDEDSYHVSRIMLQNENFQHHQQPQQQHHKLGGRSASGLEELIMGCTSTDIKEESSITNPQEADWLKYSPFWPDPDNPDHHG, from the exons ATGAATAAGACTCACTTGGGCTCCATCAGCAGCTCTGATCTCATTGATGCCAAGCTTGAAGAGCATCAGATGTGTGGATCCAAGCAGTGCCCCGGTTGCGGACACAAGCTCGAAACAAAGCCG GACTGGTTAGGTCTACCAGCTGGAGTGAAATTTGATCCAACAGACCAAGAACTGATAGAGCACCTTGAAGCAAAGGTAGAAGCCAAGGACATGAAATCTCACCCTTTGATAGATGAATTCATCCCTACCATTGAAGGAGAAGATGGGATATGCTATACTCATCCTGAAAAGCTTCCAG GAGTTACAAGAGATGGTTTGAGCAGGCATTTCTTCCATAGACCTTCCAAAGCCTACACTACTGGAAcaagaaagagaaggaaaattcAAACCGAATGCGATTTGCAAGGCGGAGAAACCCGGTGGCATAAAACCGGCAAGACCAGGCCGGTGATGGTGAATGGCAAACAGAAAGGGTGCAAGAAAATTCTAGTCCTCTATACGAATTTTGGGAAAAACAGAAAACCTGAAAAGACCAACTGGGTCATGCACCAGTACCACCTGGGGCAGCTTGAGGAAGAGAAAGAGGGTGAGCTTGTGGTCTCAAAGATATTCTATCAGACGCAACCAAGGCAATGTAATTGGTCCGACCGCAGTGCAACCACTGGTGAAGGAAACAGTGAGCCTAATAGCCGTCGAGATAGTGGTAGCGGGAGCTGTTCTTCCAAGGAAGTAATTCCCCAGAGAGATGAACTGTCTGGAGCTGGGGTTGGTGCTGCAATATCAAGTTACAGTCCTTTGGATATTCAGCAGTTGAAATCTGATCATTTTAGTTTTGCCCCATTCAGGAAAAGCTTTGATGAG GTGGGCATTGGAGAGGCTTCAACGGCAAGGGAGGCCCCAGCATCTGGAACATGCGAAGAGCATGAGATCCACGACCACCAGAGGCCACACCACGTGACCCATGACCCCCAACCCCAACCccaacaccaccaccaccatcaccaccatcCACATCATCAACTCGCCACTGCTGCCTTCCACATCACCAGGCCTTCACATTCCATCTCCGCCATCATCTCTCCCCCACCCCTCCATCACACCTCCATTATTCTTGATGAAGACTCCTACCATGTCTCTAGAATAATGCtccaaaatgaaaattttcag CATCACCAGCAGCCGCAGCAGCAACATCATAAACTAGGGGGGAGGTCTGCATCTGGCTTGGAGGAACTCATAATGGGCTGCACTTCAACTGATATCAAAGAA GAGTCATCCATCACAAACCCACAGGAAGCAGACTGGTTGAAGTACTCTCCCTTCTGGCCTGACCCTGACAACCCGGATCATCATGGgtag
- the LOC100254286 gene encoding leucine-rich repeat extensin-like protein 4: MKMEKSWVLAFLLLQVLPTEGDFGVGAGIGVGIGNGDGGGGGGGASVWIGGGIDGQNPPGYTASSLSSAYTALQAWKSAITDDPLKVLRTWVGSNVCAYRGVFCADPEEDGSGQTGPVVAGIDLNRANLQGTLVKELSVLTDMSLLHLSGNRFTGTVPESFRYLLSLKELDLSNNHFSGPFPTVTLLMPNLIYLDIRFNNFAGPIPDDLFNKELDAIIINNNQFDGELPPNLGNSPASVINLANNKFSGNIPTSFAYMNPKLKEILFLNNQLTGCIPEGVGMWDGMEVLDLSHNSLMGHLPNSISCLEEIEVLNLAHNKLSGSLSDLVCSLRSIVNLTVAYNFFSGFGQECSKLFFRNVGFDFSVNCIPGRDMQRPQPDCSVIPGGGLNCLRIPSARPLICGLVGSPETDPSPSSP; this comes from the coding sequence ATGAAAATGGAGAAGAGTTGGGTTCTGGCTTTTCTCCTCCTCCAAGTACTTCCAACAGAAGGTGATTTTGGGGTGGGTGCCGGAATTGGTGTTGGAATTGGCAATGGTGATGGTGGGGGTGGTGGTGGGGGTGCATCTGTGTGGATTGGTGGTGGGATTGACGGCCAAAACCCACCTGGGTATACAGCTTCAAGCCTCAGCAGTGCGTACACAGCTCTCCAGGCATGGAAATCTGCTATTACAGATGACCCATTGAAGGTTTTGCGCACTTGGGTTGGCTCCAATGTGTGTGCTTACAGAGGAGTCTTCTGTGCAGATCCTGAAGAAGATGGGTCTGGACAAACCGGCCCTGTTGTTGCAGGAATAGATCTCAACCGTGCAAATCTTCAGGGCACTCTTGTGAAGGAACTTTCTGTCCTTACGGACATGTCTCTCCTCCACCTCAGCGGCAACAGATTCACAGGCACAGTTCCTGAAAGTTTCAGATATCTCCTCTCTCTCAAAGAGTTGGACCTAAGTAACAACCACTTCTCGGGTCCTTTCCCTACAGTGACTCTTCTCATGCCTAATCTCATATATCTGGACATCAGATTCAACAACTTTGCAGGGCCCATTCCTGATGATCTCTTCAACAAGGAGCTTGACGCCATCATAATCAACAATAACCAGTTTGATGGCGAACTTCCTCCAAATTTGGGGAACTCACCAGCTTCTGTGATAAATTTGGCTAACAACAAGTTCAGTGGGAACATCCCAACTAGCTTTGCGTACATGAATCCTAAATTGAAGGAGATTTTGTTCCTCAACAACCAATTAACAGGGTGCATTCCTGAGGGAGTTGGGATGTGGGATGGAATGGAAGTTTTGGATTTGAGCCACAACTCACTGATGGGCCATTTGccaaattcaatttcttgtCTTGAGGAGATTGAAGTTCTTAATTTGGCACACAACAAGCTGTCTGGGTCACTCTCAGACCTGGTCTGTTCACTGAGAAGCATTGTGAATCTGACTGTGGCTTACAATTTCTTTTCTGGGTTTGGGCAAGAATGCTCCAAGCTGTTCTTCAGGAATGTGGGTTTTGATTTCTCAGTGAACTGCATTCCGGGAAGGGACATGCAGAGGCCTCAACCAGATTGCTCTGTGATTCCGGGAGGTGGGTTGAACTGCTTGAGAATCCCTTCTGCAAGGCCCCTCATTTGTGGGTTGGTTGGAAGCCCAGAGACTGATCCAAGCCCATCATCTCCATGA